One genomic region from Tripterygium wilfordii isolate XIE 37 chromosome 20, ASM1340144v1, whole genome shotgun sequence encodes:
- the LOC119987298 gene encoding tetraspanin-8-like, protein MASVSNTLVAVLNCVFLVIGLALLGSGIYFHVHGHTECQGALEEPLLVTGTLVSFLSLLGLIGSCCKNNFVMRLYSFMIFLLLVALVCFTVFAFVVTNKSAGKALSGLGFKEHRLGDYNHWLQNHFVKGKNWDKIRSCLVESQVCKSLGNNTTDHNNAKDFFRHALSDTQSGCCKPPLECGFQFKNMTTWTMPDSGQAVMNNSDCDAWSNNQESLCFDCGSCKAGVLANIRNDWRLLSIFFTCLIIFTLFMYSIAECARRRNREEDKYRRSRAYA, encoded by the coding sequence ATGGCTTCCGTGAGCAACACTCTGGTTGCTGTCCTGAATTGTGTTTTTCTAGTCATTGGTCTCGCTTTACTTGGTTCCGGGATTTACTTCCATGTCCACGGCCACACAGAGTGCCAAGGCGCCCTGGAGGAGCCATTGCTGGTAACAGGAACGCTTGTGTCGTTCCTATCATTGCTTGGCTTGATTGGTTCGTGTTGTAAGAACAATTTTGTGATGAGGCTCTATTCGTTTATGATCTTCTTGTTGCTTGTTGCGCTTGTTTGTTTCACTGTTTTTGCGTTTGTGGTCACCAACAAGAGCGCCGGGAAGGCTTTGTCCGGATTAGGGTTTAAGGAGCACCGACTTGGAGATTACAACCATTGGTTGCAGAATCACTTTGTGAAGGGCAAGAATTGGGATAAGATTAGGAGTTGTTTGGTTGAATCTCAAGTTTGCAAGAGTCTTGGCAACAACACCACTGATCACAATAATGCTAAAGATTTCTTTAGGCATGCTTTATCTGATACACAATCTGGTTGCTGTAAACCACCTTTGGAATGCGGATTTCAATTCAAGAACATGACCACCTGGACAATGCCAGATTCAGGGCAAGCAGTGATGAATAACAGCGATTGCGATGCATGGAGTAACAATCAGGAGAGCCTCTGCTTCGACTGCGGCTCTTGCAAGGCAGGAGTTCTAGCCAACATCAGGAATGACTGGCGTCTGCTCTCTATATTCTTCACATGCCTTATTATCTTCACTCTTTTTATGTACTCAATCGCAGAATGCGCGAGGAGGAGGAACCGAGAAGAAGATAAATACAGGAGATCTAGAGCCTATGCTTAA
- the LOC119986964 gene encoding protein MIS12 homolog, which produces MLAYGLKSLPHPRSPTQIAYIHSEANGDASLLQDALQDPDLDAQLDSLRAKLMTVREESVDLSRELRALERQSASSDHCTGLVNEVLQLCDENSMHDKFQDMVRAASELRMKMGKLRTRNEDIDHHRTEKIYNPNGDSSTASRGKGFSGLKLEDLQGFLADLENM; this is translated from the exons ATGCTGGCCTAC GGGCTAAAATCATTACCACACCCAAGATCACCAACCCAGATTGCCTATATACAT AGTGAGGCTAATGGGGATGCTTCATTGCTTCAAGATGCCCTACAAGACCCAGATCTTGATGCACAGTTGGATTCCTTGAGGGCGAAGCTTATGACA GTTAGAGAGGAGTCAGTTGATCTAAGTCGGGAGCTCCGAGCATTAGAAAGACAGTCTGCTTCAAGTGATCATTGCACTGGACTTGTCAATGAAGTGTTACAGCTGTGTGATGAGAactctatgcatgacaagttccAAG ACATGGTTAGAGCTGCATCCGAACTTCGTATGAAGATGGGGAAGCTGAGGACTAGGAATGAAGACATAGATCATCATAGAACTGAGAAGATTTACAACCCAAATGGAGATTCGTCGACAGCGTCCCGTGGCAAGG GCTTCTCCGGTTTAAAGTTGGAAGATCTTCAAGGATTCCTAGCTGATTTGGAAAATATGTGA
- the LOC119987299 gene encoding protein STRICTOSIDINE SYNTHASE-LIKE 12-like: MLSFFTFVFPLLVTPALSAFFRIPLPPGVTGPEALAFEPTGTFYTGVTDGRILKFERNQGFSDFTIISPNRPKAVCDGVAEPQRVCGRPMGLGFNDLTKTLYVADAYYGLLSLGPGERLATPIASSADGQAFVFCNGVDVDQRTGIVYFTDASAVNDIRYFEQGALANDSTGRLLKYDPRTNQVTTLLRNLSGAGGVAVSEDSLFVLVSEFIANRTQKFWLTGPKANTAEIVIRHVRPGNIKRTLSGDFWIAAMMLKQPTQTLVPIRQLVSETGTLLQTVSLEAQYGNTTVTQVQDFDGGLYFGSVLANFIGVSTP, encoded by the exons ATGCTCTCTTTTTTCACCTTTGTGTTCCCTCTTCTTGTAACCCCTGCTCTCTCCGCCTTCTTCAGGATCCCGCTGCCACCAGGAGTCACCGGTCCAGAGGCTCTAGCCTTTGAGCCAACAGGAACATTCTATACAGGAGTTACTGATGGTAGAATTCTCAAAtttgaaagaaatcaaggaTTTTCGGATTTCACTATCATTTCACCAAACAG GCCCAAGGCAGTTTGTGATGGTGTCGCTGAACCTCAACGAGTCTGTGGAAGGCCGATGGGTTTAGGTTTCAATGATTTGACAAAGACACTCTACGTTGCCGATGCTTACTATGGTTTGTTGTCTCTAGGACCTGGAGAAAGACTTGCTACGCCAATTGCCTCCTCTGCAGATGGCCAAGCATTCGTTTTTTGCAATGGCGTGGACGTCGATCAACGAACTGGAATAGTATATTTTACAGATGCCAGTGCTGTCAATGATATAAG ATATTTCGAACAAGGAGCACTCGCCAATGACTCAACGGGCCGGTTATTGAAATATGACCCTAGAACTAACCAAGTTACTACCTTGCTGAGAAATCTTTCAGGAGCAGGAGGGGTAGCTGTAAGTGAAGACAGTTTGTTTGTCCTTGTGTCTGAGTTTATTGCCAACAGGACTCAAAAGTTTTGGCTCACTGGTCCTAAAGCTAATACAGCAGAAATTGTCATAAGACATGTAAGGCCGGGTAACATCAAGAGGACCTTAAGCGGAGATTTTTGGATAGCAGCAATGATGCTTAAACAACCCACACAAACTCTGGTGCCAATAAGGCAATTGGTCAGTGAAACCGGGACCCTCTTGCAAACAGTGTCTCTTGAGGCACAGTATGGCAATACTACTGTCACTCAAGTTCAAGATTTTGATGGGGGACTGTATTTCGGTTCTGTGCTTGCGAATTTCATCGGTGTTTCGACACCTTAA
- the LOC119987300 gene encoding protein STRICTOSIDINE SYNTHASE-LIKE 11-like isoform X1, with amino-acid sequence MTLATVVMISLFVILFSFPSIVLCNVTPSFDRLPLSPNARGPEALAFKSLGRGPRGPYTGVEDGRILQYLGPSAGFRDFAFTSPNRSNTACDSNTNQSLGPVCGRPLGLGFYFLTSDLYIADAYRGLLVVGQNGGLANQLAISADGVPFRFANALDVDQRNKIVYFTDASSVYPQSAIDEALARGDATGRLLKYDIRTGQVTVLLRGLQLANGAAVSRDGSFVLVIELGARRVQKYWLRGRRANTAEILVTLPGSPDNIKRTLVGDFWVPVNINTTTIRPTGIKINGLGRILQTVPLDALYNNKLVSEVQEYRGELYIGSNTETFVGVVNI; translated from the exons ATGACACTTGCAACGGTAGTCATGATTTCTCTCTTTGTGATTTTATTCTCTTTTCCCTCCATCGTTCTTTGCAATGTTACTCCTTCATTCGATAGACTCCCATTGTCCCCAAATGCTCGGGGTCCTGAGGCCCTTGCCTTCAAATCCTTGGGTAGAGGACCTAGAGGACCCTATACAGGAGTTGAGGATGGTCGAATCCTCCAATATCTTGGACCTTCTGCTGGTTTTCGCGACTTTGCATTCACTTCACCGAACAG GTCTAATACCGCGTGTGACAGCAACACAAATCAAAGTTTAGGGCCTGTATGTGGAAGACCATTAGGTTTAGGGTTCTACTTCCTGACAAGTGATCTATATATTGCTGATGCTTATCGCGGGCTCTTGGTTGTCGGTCAGAATGGAGGGCTTGCAAACCAACTAGCTATTAGCGCGGATGGAGTTCCCTTTCGATTCGCTAATGCATTGGATGTTGATCAACGAAACAAAATCGTGTATTTCACAGATGCTAGCTCTGTGTATCCCCAAAG TGCCATTGATGAAGCACTGGCAAGAGGCGATGCGACTGGAAGACTACTGAAATATGACATTAGAACCGGACAGGTTACTGTGTTACTGAGGGGGCTTCAATTGGCAAATGGTGCTGCAGTCAGCAGAGATGGATCATTTGTactggtgatagaattgggtgCTAGAAGAGTGCAAAAATATTGGCTGAGAGGTCGAAGAGCTAATACAGCAGAAATTCTGGTCACTCTCCCCGGAAGTCCTGATAACATCAAGAGGACTCTAGTGGGAGACTTTTGGGTGCCAGTAAACATAAACACAACGACTATCAGACCCACAGGAATAAAAATCAATGGTCTTGGCAGGATTTTGCAGACAGTTCCTCTTGATGCATTGTACAATAATAAACTGGTGTCTGAAGTGCAGGAGTACCGGGGAGAACTATACATTGGATCGAATACAGAAACTTTTGTCGGTGTCGTCAATATATAA
- the LOC119987300 gene encoding protein STRICTOSIDINE SYNTHASE-LIKE 12-like isoform X2 — MRVFAWYRLPLSPNARGPEALAFKSLGRGPRGPYTGVEDGRILQYLGPSAGFRDFAFTSPNRSNTACDSNTNQSLGPVCGRPLGLGFYFLTSDLYIADAYRGLLVVGQNGGLANQLAISADGVPFRFANALDVDQRNKIVYFTDASSVYPQSAIDEALARGDATGRLLKYDIRTGQVTVLLRGLQLANGAAVSRDGSFVLVIELGARRVQKYWLRGRRANTAEILVTLPGSPDNIKRTLVGDFWVPVNINTTTIRPTGIKINGLGRILQTVPLDALYNNKLVSEVQEYRGELYIGSNTETFVGVVNI, encoded by the exons ATGCGGGTATTCGCATGGTACAG ACTCCCATTGTCCCCAAATGCTCGGGGTCCTGAGGCCCTTGCCTTCAAATCCTTGGGTAGAGGACCTAGAGGACCCTATACAGGAGTTGAGGATGGTCGAATCCTCCAATATCTTGGACCTTCTGCTGGTTTTCGCGACTTTGCATTCACTTCACCGAACAG GTCTAATACCGCGTGTGACAGCAACACAAATCAAAGTTTAGGGCCTGTATGTGGAAGACCATTAGGTTTAGGGTTCTACTTCCTGACAAGTGATCTATATATTGCTGATGCTTATCGCGGGCTCTTGGTTGTCGGTCAGAATGGAGGGCTTGCAAACCAACTAGCTATTAGCGCGGATGGAGTTCCCTTTCGATTCGCTAATGCATTGGATGTTGATCAACGAAACAAAATCGTGTATTTCACAGATGCTAGCTCTGTGTATCCCCAAAG TGCCATTGATGAAGCACTGGCAAGAGGCGATGCGACTGGAAGACTACTGAAATATGACATTAGAACCGGACAGGTTACTGTGTTACTGAGGGGGCTTCAATTGGCAAATGGTGCTGCAGTCAGCAGAGATGGATCATTTGTactggtgatagaattgggtgCTAGAAGAGTGCAAAAATATTGGCTGAGAGGTCGAAGAGCTAATACAGCAGAAATTCTGGTCACTCTCCCCGGAAGTCCTGATAACATCAAGAGGACTCTAGTGGGAGACTTTTGGGTGCCAGTAAACATAAACACAACGACTATCAGACCCACAGGAATAAAAATCAATGGTCTTGGCAGGATTTTGCAGACAGTTCCTCTTGATGCATTGTACAATAATAAACTGGTGTCTGAAGTGCAGGAGTACCGGGGAGAACTATACATTGGATCGAATACAGAAACTTTTGTCGGTGTCGTCAATATATAA
- the LOC119986965 gene encoding protein STRICTOSIDINE SYNTHASE-LIKE 12-like: protein MPFSGDMGDDGWCEGSENDDCGWALPFGESTAPVGGRTEELRLPLSPNALGPEALAFNSLVRGRGPYTGVEDGRTLQYFGGSVGFVDFAFNSPNRSKGACDGNTNQSLGPICGRPLGLGFNLRTGDLYIADAYLGLLVAGQNGRLATQLAISADGVPFRFTDGLDVDQLTGIVYFTDASSVYPRSAADEALARGDATGRLLKYDPRTAQVTVLLRGLQLASGTAVSIDGSFVLVTEFGARRVQKYWLRGPRANTAEILITLPGNPDNIKRTLLGDFWVAVNINTTTIRPIGIKINGLGRILRTVSLDALYNNIRVSEVQEFLGKLYIGSTTENFVGVVNNI from the exons ATGCCTTTTTCCGGTGATATGGGCGACGATGGGTGGTGTGAAGGGTCAGAAAATGACGATTGCGGTTGGGCGCTTCCGTTCGGTGAGTCGACGGCTCCGGTTGGTGGCCGGACGGAGGAGCTCCG ACTCCCATTGTCTCCAAATGCTCTGGGTCCTGAGGCCCTTGCCTTCAATTCCTTGGTTAGAGGTAGAGGACCCTATACAGGAGTGGAAGATGGTCGAACCCTCCAATATTTTGGAGGTTCTGTTGGTTTTGTCGACTTCGCCTTCAATTCACCGAACAG GTCTAAGGGCGCGTGTGACGGCAACACAAATCAAAGTTTAGGGCCTATATGTGGGAGACcattaggtttagggttcaacCTCCGGACAGGTGATCTATATATTGCTGATGCTTATCTCGGGCTCTTGGTTGCCGGTCAGAATGGAAGGCTTGCTACCCAACTTGCCATTAGCGCAGATGGAGTGCCCTTTCGATTCACTGATGGATTGGATGTCGATCAACTAACCGGAATCGTGTATTTCACAGATGCTAGTTCTGTGTATCCCCGAAG TGCCGCTGATGAAGCACTGGCAAGAGGCGATGCGACGGGGAGGCTACTGAAATATGACCCTAGAACCGCACAGGTTACTGTGTTATTGAGGGGGCTTCAATTGGCAAGTGGTACTGCAGTCAGCATAGATGGATCATTTGTACTGGTGACAGAATTTGGTGCCAGAAGAGTGCAAAAATATTGGTTGAGAGGTCCAAGAGCTAATACAGCAGAAATTCTGATCACTCTCCCCGGAAATCCTGATAACATCAAGAGGACTCTATTGGGAGACTTTTGGGTGGCAGTAAACATAAACACAACGACTATCAGACCCATAGGAATAAAAATCAATGGTCTTGGCAGGATTTTGCGGACAGTTTCTCTTGATGCATTGTACAATAATATACGGGTGTCTGAAGTGCAGGAGTTCTTGGGAAAACTATACATTGGGTCGACTACAGAAAATTTTGTTGGTGTTGTCAACAATATATAA
- the LOC119987301 gene encoding protein STRICTOSIDINE SYNTHASE-LIKE 12-like: MISLFVILFSFPSIIFCNVTPSFDRLPLSPNARGPEALAFKSLGRGPRGPYTGVEDGRILQYLGPSAGFRDFAFTSPNRSNATCDGNTNQSLGPVCGRPLGLGFYFQTGDLYIADAHRGLLVVGQNGGLANQLAISADGVPFRFANALDVDQRNGIVYFTDASSVYPRSAIDEALAIGDATGRLLKYDIRTGQVTVLLRGLRLAVGTAVSGDGSFVLVTELGARRVQKYWLRGPRANTAEILVTLPGSPDNMKRTLLGDFWVAVNINTTTIRPTGIKINGLGRILRTVTLDALYNNIRVSEVQEFLGKLYIGSTTETFVGVVNI; the protein is encoded by the exons atgatttctctctttgttattttgttctcttttccCTCCATCATTTTTTGCAATGTTACTCCTTCATTCGACAGACTCCCATTGTCCCCAAATGCTCGGGGTCCTGAGGCCCTTGCCTTCAAATCCTTGGGTAGAGGACCTAGAGGACCCTATACAGGAGTTGAGGATGGTCGAATCCTCCAATATCTTGGACCTTCTGCTGGTTTTCGCGACTTCGCATTCACTTCACCGAACAG GTCTAATGCCACGTGTGACGGCAACACAAATCAAAGTTTAGGGCCTGTATGTGGAAGACCATTAGGTTTAGGGTTCTACTTCCAGACAGGTGATCTATATATTGCTGATGCTCATCGCGGGCTCTTGGTTGTCGGTCAGAATGGAGGGCTTGCAAACCAACTAGCCATTAGCGCGGATGGAGTTCCCTTTCGATTCGCTAATGCATTGGATGTTGATCAACGAAATGGAATCGTGTATTTCACAGATGCTAGCTCTGTGTATCCTCGAAG TGCCATTGATGAAGCACTGGCAATAGGCGACGCGACGGGAAGACTACTGAAATATGACATTAGAACCGGACAGGTTACTGTGTTACTGAGGGGACTTCGATTGGCAGTTGGTACTGCAGTCAGCGGAGATGGATCATTTGTACTGGTGACAGAATTGGGTGCCAGAAGAGTGCAAAAATATTGGCTGAGAGGTCCAAGAGCTAATACAGCAGAAATTCTGGTCACTCTCCCTGGAAGTCCTGATAACATGAAGAGGACTCTATTGGGAGACTTTTGGGTGGCAGTAAACATAAACACAACGACTATCAGACCCACAGGAATAAAAATCAATGGTCTTGGCAGGATTTTGCGGACAGTTACTCTTGATGCATTGTACAATAATATACGGGTGTCTGAAGTGCAGGAGTTCTTGGGAAAACTATACATTGGGTCGACTACAGAGACTTTTGTTG GTGTTGTCAATATATAA
- the LOC119986966 gene encoding tetraspanin-8-like, which yields MASVSNTLVAVLNCVFLVIGLALLGSGIYFHVHGHTECQGALEEPLLVTGTFVSFLSLLGLIGSCCKNNFVMRLYSFMIFLLLVALVCFTVFAFVVTNKSAGKALSGLGFKEHRLGDYNHWLQNHFVKGKNWDKIRSCLVESQVCKSLSHNTTDHHNAEDFFRHALSDTQSGCCKPPLECGFQFKNMTTWTMPDSGQAVMNNSDCDAWSNNQESLCFDCGSCKAGVLANIRNDWRLLSIFFTCLIIFTLFMYSISEYARRRNREEDKYRRCRAYA from the coding sequence ATGGCTTCCGTGAGCAACACTCTGGTTGCTGTCCTGAATTGTGTTTTTCTAGTCATTGGTCTTGCTTTACTTGGTTCTGGGATTTACTTCCATGTCCACGGCCACACAGAGTGCCAAGGCGCCCTGGAGGAGCCATTGCTGGTAACAGGAACATTTGTGTCGTTCCTATCGTTGCTTGGCTTGATTGGTTCGTGTTGTAAGAACAATTTTGTGATGAGGCTCTATTCGTTTATGATCTTCTTGTTGCTTGTTGCGCTTGTTTGTTTCACTGTTTTTGCGTTTGTGGTCACCAACAAGAGCGCCGGGAAGGCTTTGTCCGGATTAGGGTTTAAGGAGCACCGACTCGGAGATTACAACCATTGGTTGCAGAATCACTTTGTGAAGGGCAAGAATTGGGATAAGATTAGGAGTTGTTTGGTTGAATCTCAAGTTTGCAAGAGTCTTAGCCACAACACCACTGATCACCATAATGCTGAAGATTTCTTTAGGCATGCTTTATCTGATACACAATCTGGTTGCTGTAAACCACCTTTGGAATGCGGATTTCAATTCAAGAACATGACCACCTGGACAATGCCAGATTCAGGGCAAGCAGTGATGAATAACAGCGATTGCGATGCATGGAGTAACAATCAGGAGAGCCTCTGCTTCGACTGCGGCTCTTGCAAGGCAGGAGTTCTAGCCAACATCAGGAATGACTGGCGTCTGCTCTCTATATTCTTCACATGCCTTATTATCTTCACTCTTTTTATGTACTCAATCTCAGAATACGCGAGGAGGAGGAACCGAGAAGAAGATAAATACAGGAGATGTAGAGCCTATGCTTAA
- the LOC119987367 gene encoding protein MIS12 homolog: protein MEGSESEAVFNSLNLNPQLFINETLNTVDDLVDDAFNFYHQQASTLLKTDGSERFDDLRKGVDHIRNMIRWSLDKRLGMWEKYCLHHCFTVPEGFSLHKSSEANGDASLLQDALQDPDLDAQLDSLRAKLMTVREESVDLSRELRALERQSASSDHCTGLVNEVLQLCDENSMHDKFQDMVRAASELRMKMGKLKTRNEDIDHHRTEKIYDPNGDSSTASRGKGLSSLKLEDLQGFLADLENM from the exons ATGGAAGGCAGCGAAAGTGAGGCAGTATTCAATTCTCTAAATCTGAATCCCCAGCTTTTCATCAACGAAACTCTCAACACCGTCGACGATTTGGTCGATGACGCCTTCAATTTTTATCACCA ACAAGCGTCGACACTTCTTAAAACTGACGGCAGCGAGAGGTTCGACGATCTGAGAAAG GGAGTGGATCACATTCGCAACATGATTCGATGGTCTTTGGATAAGCGGCTTGGCATGTGGGAGAAGTATTGTCTTCATCACTGTTTCACAGTACCAGAGGGCTTTTCCTTACACAAAAGC AGTGAGGCTAATGGGGATGCTTCGTTGCTTCAAGATGCCCTACAAGACCCAGATCTTGATGCACAGTTGGATTCCTTGAGGGCGAAGCTTATGACG GTTAGAGAGGAGTCAGTTGATCTAAGTCGGGAGCTCCGAGCATTAGAAAGACAGTCTGCTTCAAGTGATCATTGCACTGGACTTGTCAATGAAGTGTTACAGCTGTGTGATGAGAactctatgcatgacaagttccAAG ACATGGTTAGGGCTGCATCCGAACTTCGTATGAAGATGGGGAAGCTGAAGACCAGGAATGAAGACATAGATCATCATAGAACTGAGAAGATTTACGACCCAAATGGAGATTCGTCGACAGCGTCCCGTGGCAAGG GCCTCTCCAGTTTAAAGTTGGAAGATCTTCAAGGATTCCTAGCTGATTTGGAAAATATGTGA